The following proteins come from a genomic window of Achromobacter deleyi:
- a CDS encoding amidohydrolase family protein, with protein MNQPLHPSHASRSAAVKATLDYPVIDTDVHVNDYAPVLEDYVQHYGGGKLVDALRKALGSRFATKSGGKDWYQQTPAERQDNRTLRSPWWARVTRNTLDLATYTLPELLNERLAEQGADYSVLFPNDVLAPLAAGDEFRQPLHRAINHFHADQYRKYSDRLTPVAGIPLNTPQEGIEELEFAVKTLGLKVINIAGGVKRPIKAIARKYPAADYPEIAKHASYIDFYGIDSEYDYDPFWAKVVELGVPVTTHYGSQGWTGRHSISNYMFNHIGHFADGSQAFAKALFFGGVTRRFPNLRVALLEGGADWGSHVYTHLVDRWEKRNRAAVQNYNPANADVALLHELFQRYGADFIRGRDIDPQQLLRDSLGISALPHSRDPHPDELDDFAAAGIESVEDIRKRWVDSFYFGSESDDRTVAAAFNDKVNPLGVKINAIWSSDIGHWDVPDLTAPLAESWDLVEQGVISAQDFKALVFGNPYRFYTEANPAFFQGTAIERKLAATPARAAA; from the coding sequence ATGAACCAGCCTTTGCACCCGAGCCACGCGTCACGGTCCGCCGCCGTCAAGGCGACCCTGGACTACCCGGTGATCGACACCGACGTGCACGTCAACGATTACGCGCCGGTCCTGGAGGACTACGTCCAGCACTACGGCGGCGGCAAGCTGGTGGATGCGCTGCGCAAGGCGCTGGGCTCGCGCTTCGCCACCAAGAGCGGCGGCAAGGACTGGTACCAGCAGACGCCGGCCGAGCGCCAGGACAACCGCACCCTGCGCTCGCCCTGGTGGGCGCGGGTCACGCGCAACACGCTGGACCTGGCCACCTATACCCTGCCCGAGCTGCTCAACGAGCGCCTGGCCGAGCAAGGCGCGGACTACTCCGTGCTGTTCCCCAACGACGTGCTGGCGCCGCTGGCCGCGGGCGACGAGTTCCGCCAGCCGCTGCACCGCGCCATCAACCACTTCCATGCCGACCAGTACCGCAAGTACAGCGACCGCCTGACGCCGGTGGCCGGCATCCCGCTGAACACCCCGCAGGAAGGCATCGAGGAGCTTGAGTTCGCGGTCAAGACCCTGGGGCTGAAGGTCATCAACATCGCCGGCGGCGTGAAGCGGCCGATCAAGGCGATCGCGCGCAAGTATCCCGCCGCCGACTATCCCGAGATCGCCAAGCACGCCAGTTATATCGATTTCTATGGCATCGACAGCGAGTACGACTACGACCCGTTCTGGGCCAAGGTGGTCGAGCTGGGCGTGCCGGTCACCACGCACTACGGCAGCCAGGGCTGGACCGGCCGCCATTCCATCAGCAACTACATGTTCAACCACATCGGCCACTTCGCCGATGGCTCGCAGGCCTTCGCCAAGGCGCTGTTCTTCGGCGGCGTCACGCGGCGCTTCCCGAACCTGCGCGTGGCGCTGCTGGAAGGCGGCGCCGATTGGGGCTCGCACGTCTACACCCATCTGGTGGACCGCTGGGAAAAGCGCAACCGCGCCGCGGTGCAGAACTACAACCCGGCCAACGCCGACGTGGCGCTGCTGCACGAGCTGTTTCAGCGCTATGGCGCCGACTTCATCCGCGGCCGCGACATCGACCCGCAGCAGTTGCTGCGCGACAGCCTGGGCATCTCGGCCCTGCCGCATAGCCGCGACCCGCATCCGGACGAGCTGGACGACTTCGCCGCCGCCGGCATCGAATCGGTCGAGGACATTCGCAAGCGCTGGGTCGACAGTTTCTACTTCGGCTCGGAGTCCGACGACCGCACCGTGGCGGCGGCCTTCAACGACAAGGTCAATCCGCTCGGCGTGAAGATCAACGCCATCTGGTCCTCGGACATCGGCCACTGGGACGTGCCCGACCTGACCGCGCCGCTGGCCGAAAGCTGGGACCTGGTCGAACAGGGCGTGATCAGCGCGCAAGACTTCAAGGCGCTGGTGTTCGGCAACCCCTACCGCTTCTACACCGAGGCCAATCCGGCCTTCTTCCAGGGCACCGCCATCGAACGCAAGCTCGCCGCCACCCCGGCCCGCGCCGCGGCCTGA
- a CDS encoding ABC transporter substrate-binding protein, with protein sequence MKSLMNLSKHVAALGLVALAALSGSARAADVIRVGVATAGGGDPITWGGSPGGVVRVNQWLEQAFAADGVKVEWLFFKGAGPAVNEALSNKQIDFAYQGDLPQVVGRANGLKTKLLLVSGARNNLYLVAPPNSPLKSIEDLKDRKVSIFRGTNGHLVAINVLAAHGLAERDIKGVNLDAGSAQAALVSNGVDAAFGGYEWFKVRDQGLAKVIYSTQGQDPAYTRQASLLVREDFERENPAQVQKVVDVFVRAAQWSSDEKNRDALFKIWEKSGVPYASWAAEFDKQDLAARNSPLIDDFIIARYKAVVADAAKLKLIRREVSLDGWFDPRYLQNALKAQGLERYWTAFDAAGKPVAGPAQAAAR encoded by the coding sequence ATGAAGTCATTGATGAACCTGAGCAAACACGTTGCCGCGCTGGGCCTGGTGGCCCTGGCGGCGTTGAGCGGCAGCGCCCGGGCCGCCGACGTCATCCGCGTCGGCGTGGCCACCGCCGGCGGCGGCGACCCGATCACCTGGGGCGGCTCGCCGGGCGGCGTGGTGCGCGTCAACCAGTGGCTGGAGCAGGCCTTCGCCGCCGACGGCGTCAAGGTCGAGTGGCTGTTCTTCAAGGGCGCCGGCCCGGCCGTCAACGAGGCGCTGTCGAACAAGCAGATCGACTTCGCCTACCAGGGCGACCTGCCGCAGGTGGTGGGCCGCGCCAACGGCCTGAAGACCAAGCTGCTGCTGGTCAGCGGCGCGCGCAACAACCTGTACCTGGTGGCCCCACCGAATTCCCCGCTCAAGTCCATCGAGGACCTGAAGGACCGCAAGGTGTCGATCTTCCGCGGCACCAACGGCCACCTGGTGGCGATCAACGTGCTGGCCGCGCACGGCCTGGCCGAGCGCGACATCAAGGGGGTGAACCTGGACGCGGGCAGCGCCCAGGCCGCGCTGGTGTCCAACGGCGTGGACGCGGCCTTCGGCGGCTACGAATGGTTCAAGGTGCGCGACCAGGGCCTGGCCAAGGTCATCTACAGCACCCAGGGCCAGGACCCCGCCTACACCCGCCAGGCGTCGCTGCTGGTGCGCGAGGACTTCGAGCGCGAGAACCCCGCCCAGGTGCAGAAGGTGGTGGACGTGTTCGTGCGCGCCGCGCAATGGTCGTCCGACGAGAAGAACCGCGACGCCCTGTTCAAGATCTGGGAAAAGAGCGGCGTGCCCTACGCCTCGTGGGCGGCCGAGTTCGACAAGCAGGACCTGGCCGCGCGCAATTCGCCGCTGATCGACGACTTCATCATCGCCCGCTACAAGGCGGTGGTGGCCGACGCCGCCAAGCTCAAGCTGATCCGCCGCGAGGTCTCGCTGGACGGCTGGTTCGATCCGCGCTATCTGCAGAACGCGCTCAAGGCGCAGGGGCTGGAGCGCTACTGGACCGCCTTCGACGCTGCCGGCAAGCCGGTCGCCGGACCGGCCCAGGCCGCCGCGCGCTGA
- a CDS encoding ABC transporter permease — protein sequence MSAPTPVSRDAAELALSQPLAVRGGGRWRGLALPVAAIALWWLLARADLVNSALLVSPGKVLATAADQIVGGKLWRALGASLGRELTGFAIGTVSGLVLGVLLGLSPLFNRLVGPSFNTFKQISLFAWIPLISVWFGLGDTAKVVFLSLAALVPVVVNTCDGVRNAPPKLLEVARVYGYSRWQTFAQVVLPAAAPAIFTGVYLALIYSWLATIGAEYLLVAGVGIGNLLIEGSEHFQMDLVIFGMFVVGVIGWLMNALARVAERRLARLRGQDQ from the coding sequence ATGAGCGCGCCGACGCCTGTCTCGCGCGACGCGGCCGAGCTGGCGCTGTCGCAACCGCTGGCCGTGCGCGGCGGCGGCCGCTGGCGCGGCCTGGCGCTGCCGGTGGCGGCGATCGCGCTGTGGTGGCTGCTGGCCCGCGCCGACCTGGTGAACTCGGCCCTGCTGGTCTCGCCCGGCAAGGTGCTGGCCACCGCGGCCGACCAGATCGTCGGCGGCAAGCTGTGGCGCGCGCTGGGCGCCAGCCTGGGCCGCGAGCTGACCGGGTTCGCCATCGGCACCGTTTCGGGCCTGGTGTTGGGGGTGCTGCTGGGCCTGTCGCCGCTGTTCAACCGGCTGGTCGGTCCCAGCTTCAACACCTTCAAGCAGATCTCGCTGTTCGCCTGGATTCCGCTGATCTCGGTGTGGTTCGGGCTGGGCGACACCGCCAAGGTGGTGTTCCTGTCGCTGGCGGCGCTGGTGCCGGTGGTGGTCAACACCTGCGACGGCGTGCGCAACGCGCCGCCCAAGCTGCTGGAGGTGGCGCGGGTGTACGGCTACAGCCGCTGGCAGACCTTCGCCCAGGTGGTGCTGCCGGCCGCCGCGCCCGCCATCTTCACCGGCGTCTACCTGGCGCTGATCTATTCCTGGCTGGCCACCATCGGCGCCGAATACCTGCTGGTGGCGGGCGTCGGCATCGGCAACCTGCTGATCGAGGGCAGCGAACATTTCCAGATGGACCTGGTGATCTTCGGCATGTTCGTGGTCGGGGTGATCGGCTGGCTCATGAATGCCCTGGCCCGCGTGGCCGAACGCCGGCTCGCGCGCCTGCGCGGGCAGGACCAATAA
- a CDS encoding TonB-dependent siderophore receptor produces MTRAYALPPSSPSPQGLRPWLLAASLALAGLAPALPTLAQPAPAAADGRRAYQIPAGPMTEALNAFGLAAGVPLGGAMPLTQGKTSPGLSGRYTVPEALAALLAGSGLAAARTPDGQYVLQPQASGPATLAPIAVVGAAARDADAFVARASGSAFKSDTSLMETPRSVSVVTRAQMDARGATSMIEAVRYSAGVGTGSAGFDPRFDQISIRGFSVNTTGDYLDGLRQTPGSYAYFRTEPYALERVDIVKGPMSVLYGQGTPGGMVNRISKRPGPEPVHEIMLQGMTHDRKQAAFDIGDDINEAGTARFRVIGLMRRGETERMIADDRDLFAPSFEFRLGEHTTLTLLGQYLKDETDASVGNYVENGKVTKIRVSDPRYDHQRQTQYQIGYELEHRLGQNVTLRQQLRHGRIDLDARYLSGAGLEPGTRLLKRNAWSIKSMVKNVSVDNNATVRFNTSQVAHSLLTGFDYQWLKWSQGNGYLTGYPTLDLDNPQYGNVSRPTSPTNLSSSLQRNSQHGFYLSDQASVGNWRMTLGGRYDTLRHDKRNLLNRSKPATVKSDHAFTWQAGALYLADNGLAPYMNYSTSFIPNTGLTRTGEVLDPTHGEQVEAGIKYQPPGSHSYVTLAAYRIEEKDAARVVPAQPWSELAGTIRSTGLELESLADLERGVQLIASYSYNRGEVIKSNNPAEIGKVPSYQPRHLASLWLDYRLPQGPLAGLGLGAGARYIGASYGDKLNLMRNPAATLFDVSVSYEPGYAHPALKGWQARLSVQNLADKQVQACSGGYCYLGQGRQIVGSVRYKW; encoded by the coding sequence ATGACACGCGCTTACGCTTTGCCCCCCTCTTCTCCCTCGCCCCAAGGGCTGCGTCCCTGGCTGCTGGCCGCCAGCCTGGCGCTGGCCGGCCTGGCGCCGGCCCTGCCCACGCTGGCCCAGCCCGCGCCCGCCGCGGCCGATGGCCGCCGCGCCTACCAGATCCCCGCCGGCCCCATGACCGAGGCGCTCAATGCCTTCGGCCTGGCGGCGGGCGTGCCGCTCGGCGGCGCGATGCCCTTGACGCAGGGCAAGACCAGCCCGGGCCTGTCCGGCCGCTACACGGTGCCGGAGGCGCTGGCCGCGCTGCTGGCCGGCAGCGGCCTGGCCGCCGCGCGCACGCCGGACGGACAGTATGTGCTGCAGCCGCAGGCGTCGGGGCCGGCCACGCTGGCGCCGATCGCGGTGGTCGGCGCCGCCGCCCGCGACGCGGACGCCTTCGTGGCGCGGGCCAGCGGCAGCGCCTTCAAGAGCGATACCTCGCTGATGGAGACGCCGCGCTCGGTCAGCGTGGTGACCCGCGCGCAGATGGACGCCCGCGGCGCCACCTCGATGATCGAGGCGGTGCGCTATTCGGCCGGCGTCGGCACGGGCAGCGCCGGGTTCGATCCGCGCTTCGACCAGATCTCGATCCGCGGTTTCTCGGTCAACACCACCGGCGACTATCTGGACGGCCTGCGCCAGACGCCGGGCTCTTACGCCTACTTCCGCACCGAGCCCTACGCGCTGGAACGCGTCGACATCGTCAAGGGCCCGATGTCGGTGCTCTACGGCCAGGGCACGCCGGGCGGCATGGTCAACCGGATCTCGAAGCGGCCCGGCCCCGAGCCGGTCCACGAGATCATGCTCCAAGGCATGACCCATGATCGCAAGCAGGCCGCCTTCGACATCGGCGACGACATCAACGAGGCGGGCACGGCGCGCTTTCGCGTGATCGGCCTGATGCGCCGCGGCGAGACCGAACGCATGATCGCCGACGACCGCGACCTGTTCGCGCCGTCGTTCGAGTTCCGCCTGGGCGAGCACACCACGCTGACGCTGCTGGGCCAATACCTGAAGGACGAAACCGACGCCAGCGTCGGCAACTACGTCGAAAACGGCAAGGTCACCAAGATCCGCGTCAGCGATCCGCGCTACGATCACCAGCGCCAGACGCAATACCAGATCGGCTACGAGCTGGAGCATCGCCTGGGCCAGAACGTCACGCTGCGCCAGCAATTGCGCCACGGCCGTATCGACCTGGACGCGCGATATCTGAGCGGCGCCGGCCTGGAGCCGGGTACCCGCCTGCTCAAGCGCAACGCCTGGAGCATCAAAAGCATGGTCAAGAACGTGTCGGTGGATAACAACGCGACCGTGCGGTTCAACACCAGCCAAGTCGCCCACAGCCTGCTGACCGGCTTCGACTACCAGTGGCTGAAATGGAGTCAGGGCAATGGCTATCTGACCGGCTACCCCACGCTGGACCTGGACAATCCCCAGTACGGCAACGTGTCGCGACCGACCTCGCCGACGAACCTTTCATCGTCGTTGCAACGCAATTCACAGCACGGGTTCTACCTGTCCGACCAGGCTTCGGTGGGCAACTGGCGCATGACGCTGGGCGGCCGCTATGACACGCTGCGCCATGACAAACGCAACCTGCTGAACCGCAGCAAGCCCGCCACGGTCAAGTCCGACCATGCCTTCACCTGGCAGGCCGGCGCGCTGTACCTGGCCGACAACGGCCTGGCGCCGTACATGAACTATTCCACCTCGTTCATCCCCAACACCGGCCTTACCCGGACCGGCGAGGTGCTCGACCCGACCCATGGCGAGCAGGTCGAGGCCGGCATCAAGTACCAGCCGCCCGGTTCGCACAGCTATGTGACGCTGGCCGCCTACCGTATCGAGGAAAAGGACGCGGCCCGCGTCGTTCCCGCCCAACCCTGGTCGGAACTGGCTGGCACCATCCGCTCCACCGGCCTCGAACTGGAAAGCCTGGCCGACCTGGAGCGCGGCGTCCAATTGATCGCCAGCTACAGCTACAACCGTGGCGAGGTGATCAAGAGCAACAACCCGGCGGAGATCGGCAAGGTGCCGTCCTACCAGCCGCGCCACCTGGCCAGCCTGTGGCTCGACTACAGACTGCCGCAAGGCCCGCTGGCCGGTCTTGGGCTGGGCGCGGGCGCGCGCTACATCGGCGCCAGCTATGGCGACAAGCTCAACCTCATGCGCAATCCAGCGGCCACGCTGTTCGATGTGTCGGTGAGCTACGAGCCCGGCTACGCGCATCCGGCGCTCAAGGGGTGGCAGGCGCGCCTGAGCGTGCAGAACCTGGCCGACAAGCAGGTGCAGGCTTGCAGCGGCGGCTATTGCTACCTGGGCCAGGGACGGCAGATCGTCGGTTCGGTGCGCTACAAATGGTGA
- a CDS encoding ABC transporter permease, which yields MALPSLSSSALPRLAPAPAWARQAAWTAAPWLLPLALLTLWQTGASQGWISPQVLPPPAFVWDTLRDLATSGDLWLNTRASLQRVLVGFALGSLLGLLLGTAMGLSRRLEAYVLPTFNALVQIPVLAWLPFVLLIVGIGEPLKYILIAKAALVPVTLNTLQGFRQASPALREVARVYGYSRRQEVLEVVVPLALPTLFTGLRLGFTKAWLSLVVVELVASSEGLGYLIVYGRQLFQLDLVMAAVIVVGAIGYAIDRLLDWAETRLIHGRRGAATAPQVQP from the coding sequence ATGGCCTTGCCTTCCCTCTCTTCCTCCGCCCTGCCGCGCCTGGCCCCGGCGCCGGCCTGGGCGCGCCAGGCGGCCTGGACCGCCGCGCCCTGGCTGCTGCCGCTGGCCTTGCTGACGTTGTGGCAGACCGGCGCCAGCCAGGGCTGGATCTCGCCACAGGTGCTGCCGCCGCCGGCCTTCGTCTGGGACACCCTGCGCGACCTGGCCACCAGCGGCGACCTGTGGCTCAACACCCGCGCCAGCCTGCAGCGGGTGCTGGTCGGCTTCGCGCTGGGCAGCCTGCTGGGGCTGCTGCTGGGCACGGCCATGGGCCTGTCTCGCCGGCTCGAGGCCTACGTGCTGCCGACCTTCAACGCGCTGGTGCAGATCCCGGTGCTGGCCTGGCTGCCGTTCGTGCTGCTGATCGTCGGCATCGGCGAGCCGCTGAAGTACATCCTGATCGCCAAGGCGGCGCTGGTGCCGGTCACGCTCAACACCCTGCAGGGCTTTCGCCAGGCCAGCCCGGCGCTGCGCGAAGTGGCGCGGGTCTATGGCTACAGCCGGCGCCAGGAGGTGCTGGAGGTGGTCGTGCCGCTGGCATTGCCGACGCTGTTCACCGGCCTGCGGCTGGGCTTCACCAAGGCCTGGCTGTCGCTGGTGGTGGTCGAACTGGTGGCCTCCAGCGAAGGCCTGGGCTATCTGATCGTCTACGGCCGCCAGCTGTTCCAGCTGGACCTGGTGATGGCCGCGGTGATCGTGGTGGGCGCCATCGGCTACGCCATCGACCGGCTGCTGGACTGGGCCGAGACCCGCCTGATCCACGGCCGCCGCGGCGCCGCCACGGCCCCGCAGGTGCAACCATGA
- a CDS encoding ABC transporter ATP-binding protein, with product MAQHSSLDLSLQAVGKRYPSAQAEGGVLQVLTGVDLDIPAGQFVSIVGASGCGKSTLLRLILGLDDTYEGAITLGGEPVRGTGPERGIVFQDHRLFPWLTVAQNIAVGLRNAAISSAEKRDRVAEHVALVGLEGFEQSYPHQISGGMAQRVAIARGLVNRPRVLLLDEPFGALDALTRARLQAELQRIWQKERITMILVTHDVEEAVYLGDRVVIMQPRPGRIRRIVDVPLPHARNRSDPRFIKLRDDVLSDFLEPDGAPADDSPPLGVDATAGVPALPSLASLRMAW from the coding sequence ATGGCTCAACATTCTTCGCTGGACCTGTCGCTGCAGGCGGTCGGCAAGCGCTATCCCAGCGCCCAGGCCGAAGGCGGCGTGCTGCAGGTGCTCACAGGCGTGGACCTGGACATTCCCGCCGGCCAGTTCGTTTCCATCGTCGGCGCCAGCGGCTGCGGCAAGTCCACCCTGCTGCGCCTGATCCTGGGGCTGGACGATACCTATGAGGGCGCCATCACGCTGGGTGGCGAGCCGGTGCGCGGCACCGGGCCGGAACGCGGCATCGTGTTCCAGGACCACCGCCTGTTCCCGTGGCTGACGGTGGCGCAGAACATCGCCGTGGGGCTGCGCAACGCCGCCATTTCCAGCGCCGAAAAGCGTGACCGCGTGGCCGAGCACGTCGCCCTGGTCGGGCTGGAGGGCTTCGAACAGTCGTACCCGCACCAGATCTCCGGCGGCATGGCGCAGCGCGTGGCGATCGCCCGCGGCTTGGTCAACCGGCCACGCGTGCTGCTGCTGGACGAACCCTTTGGCGCGCTCGACGCGCTGACCCGCGCGCGCCTGCAGGCCGAACTGCAGCGCATCTGGCAGAAGGAGCGCATCACCATGATCCTGGTGACGCACGACGTCGAGGAAGCGGTCTACCTGGGCGACCGGGTGGTCATCATGCAGCCGCGCCCGGGGCGCATCCGCCGCATCGTCGACGTGCCGCTGCCGCATGCCCGCAACCGCAGCGACCCGCGCTTCATCAAGCTGCGCGACGACGTGCTGTCCGACTTCCTGGAGCCGGACGGCGCGCCCGCCGACGACAGCCCGCCGCTGGGCGTGGACGCCACCGCCGGCGTGCCCGCATTGCCCTCGCTGGCCTCGCTGCGCATGGCCTGGTGA